CTTTAGACTGACAGACGAGGTGGATAAGTGTGTTATATACAGTAAAACAAATATCAGAATTAACAAATGTGACGATAAAAACCCTATATCATTACCATAAAATTGGTCTTTTATTGCTTTGCAAAATAAGTGAGGCAGGTTATCGTCTCTATGGAACAAAAGAGCTGGAGCGTTTACAACAAATCTTATTTTATCGAGAGTTGGACTTTCCCCTCAAAAAAATACAGCAACTATTGAATGGTGAGCCAGAACGATTATCTATATTGTCTGATCAAAGAAAATTACTTCTTGCACGAATGGAAAGAATAAAGCGTTTAGTTCAGACACTAGATGAATCGATTCACTTCACCATGAAAGGAGAAATTATGGATAAATCAGAAATGTTTAAAGGATTTGAGAGTGAAAAAGAGTGGGTGGAAGCAATGAAGGATCAAAATGAATATCTAAAAGAGAATTATGACTATGATTTACTTAAAGAAAATCAAATTGATGTTCAGTCAATGAATGAGCAAGCTTTAGAGGCAAAACACTTTATGGATAGTATAGCTAATTCGCTTAAGGAAGGATTAAAGTTGAATGATGAGAAGGTAC
This sequence is a window from Priestia aryabhattai. Protein-coding genes within it:
- a CDS encoding MerR family transcriptional regulator, with the translated sequence MLYTVKQISELTNVTIKTLYHYHKIGLLLLCKISEAGYRLYGTKELERLQQILFYRELDFPLKKIQQLLNGEPERLSILSDQRKLLLARMERIKRLVQTLDESIHFTMKGEIMDKSEMFKGFESEKEWVEAMKDQNEYLKENYDYDLLKENQIDVQSMNEQALEAKHFMDSIANSLKEGLKLNDEKVQDLIKQHIDFLNNQGPNTRAADFAIQARFFLNDDFHRNMLESQQTGLSYYLCIAAETFAALK